Part of the Vicia villosa cultivar HV-30 ecotype Madison, WI unplaced genomic scaffold, Vvil1.0 ctg.000107F_1_1, whole genome shotgun sequence genome, attctttttttttaaaaataaaaaaaggatttCAGTTGAAAAACAAGCATAATTTGTATGAACAGATAAGTTAACAACATGTAGAGGGGCGATGGAGGTGAAGAATGGTTACAACGACGATGCTGTTTGAAGGATTcacctttatttttctttaaaaaattaaaaagtgagACACGTGTCAAATTATGGTACACATAATAAATTTTACGATGGAAAAGTGACTAAAGTCACTCTAACGTTCCCACATGAACATTAGAGAATCCGTCTCCGATATAATGAAAGCTTATAAACCTGTCATGAGATATAAGTCAATACTTTGATTTCttttaaagaataaattaatCATTACtttcatattaatattaattaaaaacacTATAATATTATAGAAAGTCTTACATTTAAAAAACACTATAATATTGTAGAAATATTTACATTTAAAAAACACTCTACTACGCCTTTCCAATAATGTGTAGAGAAATTTTTAACAACTTTCAAATTTTTAGAAAATTAActgatattaataaatatttgagTTCCATTCTATAGGATTAAATTCTTATATAGTTAACTAGTAGGAAACCCATGTTATTGCACGGGTCTGGTCGGGACTTTATATTACATGTATCCAAATATCACTGGCAAAGTTCCCTTATATAAATTAAccatatatatttaaccaaaatgctTTTCAAATTTTAGTAAATGTTAATCCCAAGAACATAATAGTTAACAATGTATACTACAACAAAAATGACtttaagtaaaaacaataaacatatgGATTGTATAAATATCAAATGCTGTCTTCATACATGATCATAACCAGCCAACAACATGCATAATATACCTGCATTGTGAAATGTATAAAATAAGATATCGATTTTGcaaaattttgagaaaaaaataatgTGTGTAACAATTACAGATACAGAGATAGTAAATTGCAAAAAATTATCATCTAACAAAGAAAACCTTCTTGTATACAACATTTGTAGTGGTCGAGCACGGGACATTCTCTTTGTCATGTATTAAGATTTTAAGACCACTTTTAGTAGTAACTATTGAAATTGCAACATACAGTTGTCCATGATTCGTATCAGTTCTATCAATTGAATCGTAACTAAgatattctttctcttctcctaaaaATCAATCAACAATAACATATGAACATTACGAAATTCAACATGATACTTTAGTTGTTTTCTATATgcataaataaaagtttaatattttttacCTGGTATTAGGTCCAATACATAATGATTGATTTTATCCACAACTTCAATGGTTGAGGCAAGAATCTCTTTTCCTTGTAGATATGCAACATCTTGGAATACATTAACCAAATTGGGATATGTGCTTTCAACAATAACTTTGATAGGATCTTCAAAATTGGTAATTAATAATTCTTGAGGAATCTCTATGTCAACCAATCCATCATTTGGTTCCAGTATCTTACCATCACCAACATTTAAGATCCATTTTGAGAACTCCGCTAATTCCTTAGAACTTGTATTATCGCTTCCCTGCTGAAGTCTCATGTTTTTTGTTAGTGTTAGAACCTGACAATAGTCCCAAATATAAGAGGAGCATATTGATGCATGAACAATATCAGAACGCCCTGCTCTTGGAACAACCAGAAGAATCTGTCTGAATTTACATTACATGTATATTAAACACTCACTTGTAAAGTTTGAATTCATATTCAATTGATTAATATTCACATAATTACAAAATATAGGCTAATAATATGTACCAACTTTTAAACATTTTTCCGTACTTATAATAATTGTTCAATCAATTctctaacttcaattatataaaatagtagcAAAAGAAAGATTTAAAAGACGGACATTAAAAGGAACAGTCTATCGTTTGTATCTCATAGATACATTTATATTTACCTGTGAATCTATGCCTGCAAGGACCTTCATTACGATGAACAATCTACAACTGTTAAATTAGGAAATAGCAAAAGAAAGATTTAAAAGGTGAACATTAAAATGAATAATCTACCGCtagtatctcatagatacgtttaCTTCTACCCGTGAATCTATTCAATTGGATAACATTCATATATTTACAATATATAATCATTTATCATATTTGAAtttcccatttataaaaataattgtaacttatccatgtttataaaaataattgtttcaaTAGGTAGTAGACAATATAAAACTTTTGATAATGCACTTGCTTATAACCCCAAGTAAAATCTATAAGAACCTCATATGATATCAATCAATAAAAACCATCAACTGAAAAACACATTTGCTTCATTAAAACTCAAGCAAACCTAATTCTAAGAAAGGTAGTATTCATTATATGAAAATGAATACCCTAGATCTTTTTCGTGTCAATTCATGAGGATTGACATGTGAGTTTTTTAATAAGATATACCTAGAGATAGTAGCATAATCAGACCTGTAAGAACAGGGTAGTAGCATGATTTTGTTAACTGCTTCAATGATAATCCTCTTGGTCTATGAGAACCAATTTAATCTAACAAATTGAGAAAACACATACACTTGCTTTTTCTCTAGCTTTGCAAATTGCTCTCTAAAAATCTTCATCATCGTAGAAATCTACCTTCTGAGCAAAAACATACtattaaaagagaaaagaaaacatCCAAGTATGTGATGGAGGAAATTTTGAAACAATAACATATTGCAATTAAGATAACCAATCTATCATATAGTCTATTTACAACGACATTGAAATTGAACATATAAAACCATTGTTTTACTTTTCTTCATTTCATAAAATTACACTTGAGATTTCAAAAACATTCATTTAATAGTTTCATGAAAAATTATATCTATGAAACATAgatacacaaaaacaaacagtttAATGGAAATCCTTGACTACTAATAACCGGTAATAGCATGATTCATGATCAAAGTAAGAATTAAATGTGTTTATCATATCAAATGCCATGTAAATCTAATAAAACTAATGTTCATGCATACCATTCTCTTGTAATCAAGTCAGTCAACCAACAATTCAATTTCATAGCAATAATCTATTGACCTTAAGCAACAAACTCAATAAGTGAAACAATTCAATTTCATACCAGATCCTTCAATTTCTACAAAACATAACATTTAGTATTGTATCAGACATATTCTAAAAAAATTACAAAGcatataaatatgaattttatgtTGCAACATCATGTTTCCTAGTTCACCTAAATAGGATACGACATGCTGAGCAGACTCGACATGAATGATGATTTGAACGAAAGTCACCTTCTTCGATCGCATCAGATCCATCGGCTGTAAGTTATCAATGAAGTGCTTAAATCACAAACCACAAGTAATGAGGAAGTATTATCATGTTGTACTCTGGGTGATACACTCAATAAGTTGATGTAAGCATCAGCGCGTAGTCACTTAAAAACAACACTACTGAACATAACctgcaaaaataacaaaaactccATTTCATTCACAGATCCAATATGAAAGCAAAAAGAGGCTAAATAAATCTGTCAATATTTATATAACACAAACCATATGAACCATGATTACTCAATCTGAGACACATTCACATTCCCTTATATTGACAAAAACTCATGATTTCTTCCTTCATAAATCTGAAATGAAGTGGTTAAAATGAAGAACAATATTTAGAAATTTTCTGGAttcaaaaaaaaggaaaaggaaaacaaTCCAATCACTTTTTGAACTTACTTTCTGTCTATTGCCCAATCTAAGTTCATATCAGAGCATAATTCAATCGATGTTCTCTAAATTTAACAAACCCAGaataatcaaaagaaaacaaaacgtgaataaaaaatataaagcaaCGAACATCTCCGGTGACGACAAGTAGGTGAAGCGGATCTTGCAGTGATTGATGTGTGATGCGTTAATGCTTTGTGATGTGATGATATGGAGAATCAGAGATGTCGTCGGTGGCAACATAATGGTCTTGTCATTGTTTGGTTGTAACTCGTGTGGCTCGAGGTCGACAATCTGCAATAGCACGGTGGTGGCAGACGCATTTGACGGTGAATTGAGAAGGAGAAACACTAAAATTCGTACTCTTTGGAAAGCAGAAGCGCATAAGAATTGGAATGGAGAAACAGATACTAAAGAGTGGAATTCCATCTGGGTGAGTAGAtataaaaattaagagaaaatttTAGAAATCTGAAAGGTCTGCAGTTATTGTAACATTTGATAGTGGAGGAGTTTATGTTTTCAAAGAACGTAGCCACTCATATAACCTATCAATCCAAAAGCATACCTAATTTTCTATATTCCAAacgttataatttgtcatttattaGGATTTTTCAATGTAAATTTggttcaatataaaaataatagaaataaaaataaaataaaatattgttgaGTTATAAATGCCTGTAATGAATGCCAGATgaataatattgagttatttt contains:
- the LOC131624167 gene encoding uncharacterized protein LOC131624167, producing the protein MRLQQGSDNTSSKELAEFSKWILNVGDGKILEPNDGLVDIEIPQELLITNFEDPIKVIVESTYPNLVNVFQDVAYLQGKEILASTIEVVDKINHYVLDLIPGEEKEYLSYDSIDRTDTNHGQLYVAISIVTTKSGLKILIHDKENVPCSTTTNVVYKKVFFVR